AGCTAAATCATTCTTGTACTGCTGGATCACTTTTATACGTTCTATCAAATCCTTCTCCAGCTGACTGCCTTCATCCGTACGAAATTGTATCACACCGTTCAATGCCTCTATCACCGCTTGCAGCAAGGCATCGGCATCCTGTTCATTCAAGGTACTGCCTTCTGATTTGTTGATATCCTGGAAACGCAGTACAGCGGATATTATATTTTCACCTAACGGAATGTTCCTTTCAGCAGAAAACTGCTGCAGCTGATTATAATATTGCTCCAGCAGATTAAAGTTCAACCCTGCAGTAGCCCCCCCCGATTTATCTTCCTGAAAATAAAGCTCTACCTTCCCGCGTATAAGTTTTTCCGCAATGACTTTTCGTACCTCCAGTTCTTTTTCCCGCAGGTCTGCCACAATCTTGAAATTCAAATCAAGTTGTTTGCTGTTGAGCGACTTGATTTCCACGCTATAGGACTTATCACCCAGCTTTACATTTGATTTTCCGTAACCGGTCATTGAAAGTAGCATATGGAAATTTAATTATAAGTCAGCAAAGAATGAAATGTAAAGGTACTATTTAATAACGAATAACTCCCGTTGAATGGGACTCCTCAAAAATCCTTGCTTAAAGAAAAATGCCAGATAGGTTTTTTGTTAAATGATAGCCCGTCATACCCCCAGCCGGTATCCAACCGAAGAAAGTAGCCCAATATATTGGTTCTGACACCCACCCCGGTGCCAAATACAAACGGATTCCTGTAGTAGTTGACTGTCACCACAATTGGGTTATTATCCGGCCTAGGAGTTACTACTTCAGTACTCAGTGCGTTATTCTTATCAAAAGGATTTGCAAAATTATAGGCTAACCCTGCATCAAAGAATCCCAGAATCTGAAAATCTCTCAGGAATGCGGATTTCAGAGGTTTCCTGGCGAAGAAGGAAAAAACGGGAATGCGCAGTTCAGAATTCCATAACAAATAGTTATTGCCGTTTCGAATATTTTGCGGCAATCCGCGCATATTGGTGACCGGTGCCTGCAAACCGTAATTTTGATTCTGAGCGATTGGGATGGTATAATCATACCTTGGATTCAGCCAGGTATCCACACCTCCTAAAAAATACAGTACTTTCTTTGGCCCAAAAGAAGTGGCGCCTGAGAACCGGTTTGCCCAGATAATATTCCTGTGTACCTTCTGATAATGACGTATATCAAAACCGATATTCGCAATGTGTGAATTCTTCTCGTTGGCATTGTAAAAATACTCGGCATAAACTTTATACCGGTATCCGTTTAAAATATTAAACTGAATTTCCCTGGTATTATCATGCACAAATTCCAGTCTTCCCGATATCCAGTTTTCTTTTATATCTTTTAACGTCAGACTTATCTGGTCTGTCAGTGAAACATCCAACCGTTCATTCCGGTAAGAAACAGACCACCGCAGACTTTTCGTTACATCAAACGGATAGCTGAATGCCACTTCGGCAAAATTGGAGCGTGTTTTACCGGTATAGGAAAAAGGCAATACATTTCCGCTGCTGTCTGAAACAGAAAAGGAGATCCTGTCTGATCGGCGATAATACAAAATGGATTTATCAATGCGTTTTTTAAGATTGATATATTTCACATAAGCCTCAAACCCCTTGAAATCAAATGGAATCCTGAAACCACCAATAATTTTATGGTCTTCCATCAAATCACTGACTCCGAAATTAATCATGGCGCTTAAATTCGGAAAATTATAGGACCCTAAATTCTGTTTAAAACTTTGATAATTCTGGGTAAGGATACTGTTATCTAATTGTGTGACCACATAATCAGATGTAAATTTAGCCCTGTAGGGTAATATCCTGATTTTTTTACCGGTAGTACGCTCCACGTTTTGCAGGCTTACCACCGGAGTGTTTTGCAGAAACGGCGGCGGTTCATCCCCTTCCGCTGTTTTAACGGTATCCTGTGTCAGAACGGTATCCTTTCTTGCAGGCAGCTCCACAACGGTATAGCTGATGGTATTATTGTAATCAGATTCAAACGTGTATTTAAACGGAGCGTCCAGCAAACTATCCATTGATACATCCTGAACAGGCACATTAAATACCCCGGGCTGAACAGATTTTTTGCTGCCTTTGATGGGCGGGTATTTATTTTCGGATACGGAATATTCTTTATAAAATTTACGGAAGGATGTACTCTTTAATTCTGTGTTTTTCTTCTCATCCATTGCTTCATCAGGAACATTCGGTTTCGTATAGAGATAGGCCTTTCGCTTTTTGGCACCAAAATACAAATATGTGTTTAGTCCGGAAACACCTGAATTCAATATACTATTCGAGAAATTGGAAACCGGGAAAGTCATACCTCTCCATTTGTAAACATCTATTTCCTGTTTGACGGCAATAAGTTCACCATTATCATTCTCCATCTCAACATCTGCAGAATCCTTTCCGGCATAGACACTGTCAAGGGTACCTAAATACTGGTTATAAACACCATTCTCGTCACTTAAAAACGTGTAGTATGACCGGTTGAATGTGCCAATTCCCTTCTCATTTGCAAATGGTGTTTCAGTCACCCGTGCCAGATCGGTACCTCTTTTATTTAAATCATAGTAAAACAAATCCAGGGTTTGTGTCGGCAATACGGTATCTACAGGGCTGAGGTATAATTTATCTTCTGTTCTGTTGGAAGAGAACAACACTCCGTCATTACCGTTCCAGTTTACATATACCGGATTTAAATCATCATAATTGTCATTGTTCAGCTGGGTGGCATTGGTATTGAGTGTGTTGTATAAATACAAATCCGTTTGCCCTTTATTTTGGCCGGATACAATCAGCACGTTTGGATTGTTGGTATAATCCGCGCCGTAGATGCGTTTAAACTTTACGATATTATTCTTTGTTTTTATGTTCTTATCAATATCTATCTGTGTAAGACGGATAATATCCCTCTTTTCATTTATAATTGCCAGCTTATGTCCCGTCTTAGACCAGGTTAGTACCGGATAAGACTTATTAAACGGATATTGATCGGAACGAAAACCCCCTTTAGCAATTTTTTTTGCCTTTTGGGTTTTCAAATCCTCGAGCATAACTTTATAAAAACCCCCGTCAAAAACGGCATATGCAGCGTATTTTCCATCCGGTGAAATTTTCAAATCACCGATATCCGTGTTATTGCGTTTCTTAATTTTTATCGCTGCCAATGCATCTGTACTGTCTCTGTCTTTATTATCTATCACGTAACGGCTTTCATAAAACACTTTCCAGTCTCTCATCAGGTCATCCAAACGGCTGTTGACGGCAAATACAAATCCATTATTAATATTGTGATTAATCCTGGTCAGATATAAGATATTAGGAATTGCATCCTTACCGAACAGTTGGTTAATCATGTACCAGAATGAATGTCCTGCAAATTCCGGGTCTAAATTGATTAAGCGGTTGAAATCCGGCTTTTTGGAGGTCAGCAAATACTGTTTCAAACGTGCATCCAATTCTGTATTCCATGGCTCTCCCATATAGGAAGACAAGCCGTTTCTATACCATTCCGGCATGATTAAAAAGATGGCATTCTGAATTTTCTGACCGAAACTGCTTCCCGCCATCATCTGACGGATGTATAATTCGGATAAACCTTTCATCAGATCGCGCTGTAAATGGCGATGATTCCCATCATAGTGCAGAAACAGCTTGTTATCCCTTAAGACAGCTGTTCCTCCAATGTTATAATCCTCCTGTCCAAGCCCTATATTGGTTTGGGCTAAGTCAGTGATATCATTATATACCAGAATATCTATCTGCGACCGGTAGTTAAAATCCATTTGCCTGTTGAGTTCCTTCAGTTTCATTTCTGCTGTCGTCCAGACAAATTTCCCGATTTCCTGGCCGCCCGGATAAAAATAAATGGTAAAATTGT
The genomic region above belongs to Sphingobacteriales bacterium and contains:
- a CDS encoding YicC family protein — encoded protein: MLLSMTGYGKSNVKLGDKSYSVEIKSLNSKQLDLNFKIVADLREKELEVRKVIAEKLIRGKVELYFQEDKSGGATAGLNFNLLEQYYNQLQQFSAERNIPLGENIISAVLRFQDINKSEGSTLNEQDADALLQAVIEALNGVIQFRTDEGSQLEKDLIERIKVIQQYKNDLALYENARLEKLKIKLKQDLENYLQDDSIDKNRFEEELIYYLEKMDINEEKVRLETHCNYFLQVLRETTMEKGKKLGFIAQEMGREINTIGSKASDASMQKLVILMKEELEKIKEQVLNVL